One Mercurialis annua linkage group LG3, ddMerAnnu1.2, whole genome shotgun sequence DNA window includes the following coding sequences:
- the LOC126675515 gene encoding probable beta-1,4-xylosyltransferase IRX10L yields the protein MEIWKWAFCGIFLHAFFISNLGALKLGTNQRTERISGSAGDVLDDDPVGRLKVFVYELPSKYNKKILQKDQRCLTHMFAAEIFMHRFVLSSAVRTLNPEEADWFYTPVYTTCDLTPNGLPLPFKSPRMMRSAIQLISSNWPYWNRTEGADHFFVVPHDFGACFHYQEEKAIGRGILPLLQRATLVQTFGQRNHVCLNEGSITIPPYAPPQKMQAHLIPEKTPRSIFVYFRGLFYDVGNDPEGGYYARGARAAVWENFKDNPLFDISTEHPSTYYEDMQRAVFCLCPLGWAPWSPRLVEAVIFGCIPVIIADDIVLPFADAIPWEEIGVFVDEKDVPDLDTILTSIPPEVILRKQRLLANPSMKQAMLFPQPAQAGDAFHQVLNGLARKLPHDRSVFLKPGEKILNWTAGPVGDLKPW from the exons ATGGAGATTTGGAAGTGGGCTTTTTGTGGGATTTTCTTGCATgctttttttatatcaaatctTGGTGCTTTGAAGCTCGGCACCAACCAACGCACTGAGAGGATTTCAG GTAGTGCTGGTGATGTTTTGGATGATGATCCTGTGGGAAGACTAAAAGTTTTTGTTTATGAACTTCCAAGCAAATACAATAAGAAAATTCTTCAAAAGGATCAAAGATGTCTCACCCACATGTTTGCTGCTGAGATCTTTATGCATCGGTTTGTGTTATCTAGCGCTGTCCGGACTCTAAACCCTGAGGAAGCTGATTGGTTTTATACCCCTGTATACACCACTTGTGACTTGACTCCAAATGGCCTCCCTTTGCCTTTTAAATCCCCTAGAATGATGAGAAGTGCAATTCAGCTTATTTCTTCAAACTGGCCTTATTGGAATCGGACCGAAGGAGCTGATCACTTTTTTGTAGTGCCCCATGACTTTGGAGCATGCTTCCATTATCAA GAAGAGAAGGCTATTGGAAGAGGAATTCTTCCTTTGCTTCAACGTGCTACCTTAGTGCAAACTTTTGGACAGCGGAATCATGTTTGTTTGAATGAGGGATCAATCACAATTCCCCCATATGCCCCTCCACAGAAAATGCAAGCCCACTTGATTCCTGAGAAAACTCCTAGATCTATTTTTGTCTATTTCCGAGGGTTGTTTTATGACGTAGGAAATGACCCAGAGGGTGGCTACTATGCAAG AGGTGCACGAGCAGCAGTGTGGGAGAATTTCAAGGACAATCCGCTTTTTGACATATCCACAGAGCATCCGTCTACATACTATGAAGACATGCAAAGAGCTGTATTCTGTTTATGTCCACTTGGCTGGGCTCCATGGAGTCCGAGATTGGTGGAAGCCGTGATATTTGGTTGCATTCCTGTTATTATAGCCGATGACATCGTTTTACCTTTTGCGGATGCAATTCCGTGGGAAGAAATTGGGGTGTTTGTTGATGAGAAAGACGTGCCCGACCTGGACACCATTCTCACTTCAATCCCACCTGAAGTAATACTGAGGAAGCAGAGACTGCTCGCAAACCCTTCAATGAAACAGGCAATGCTGTTTCCGCAACCTGCTCAAGCAGGAGATGCTTTCCATCAAGTTCTGAATGGACTTGCACGTAAATTGCCACATGATCGCAGCGTTTTCTTAAAGCCGGGAGAGAAGATCTTGAACTGGACAGCAGGTCCTGTCGGCGACCTGAAACCATGGTAG
- the LOC126675525 gene encoding uncharacterized protein LOC126675525: protein MAALHVPTSLQASNSASLPSILAPINTNAGLRPPSDRFALKSCFFAPALHLLLPSNQRHTLASAPRFSMRAASKQAYICRDCGYIYNDRTPFEKLPDKYFCPVCGAPKRRFKTYAPPVTKNDNQTDVRKARKAELQRDEAVGRALPIAIAVGVVALAALYFYLNSSFQG from the exons ATGGCAGCCCTGCATGTACCCACCAGCCTTCAAGCCTCAAACTCAGCATCACTACCCTCAATTCTAGCTCCCATTAACACCAATGCTGGCCTGAGACCTCCATCTGATCGTTTTGCTTTGAAATCTTGTTTCTTTGCTCCGGCACTTCATCTCTTGCTTCCTTCAAACCAACGCCACACTCTTGCTTCTGCTCCAAGATTCTCCATGCGTGCTGCTTCCAAGCAAGCTTACATTTGTCGCGATTGCGG GTACATTTACAATGACAGGACTCCATTTGAGAAGTTGCCTGACAAATACTTCTGTCCTG TTTGTGGTGCTCCGAAAAGGAGATTCAAGACATATGCACCTCCTGTCACCAAAAACGATAATCAAACAGATGTTAGAAAAGCACGTAAAGCGGAACTCCAGAGAGACGAAGCAGTCGG GCGAGCATTGCCGATTGCGATTGCGGTAGGAGTTGTAGCTCTTGCTGCTTTATACTTCTACCTAAATAGCTCCTTCCAAGGTTGA